The window GAGCGCGAGGTCTATGGTCGGCGCTGGCAGATTGAACTGCAGGCCTTGCCGTTGTTCACGCAACGCCTGCATCAGGTCTCGCCGCTGATGGTGTTTGTCCTCGGGGCCCTGGCGAGTGTCCTGGTGGCGGCACTCTCGGCGATTGCCGGGATCAGTTCCCAGCGTCGCGTGCAGGTGATCGCCGAGCAGACCCGGCTGGCGCTGATTGTCGAAAGCTCGGCGGACGCGATCATCGGCACGACCCTGGATGGCATCGTCACCAACTGGAACCGGGGGGCACGCAAGCTGCTCGGCTATACCGCCCAGGAAGCGGTCGGGCGACCGTTGCTGGAGCTGATCGTGCCCGCCGACCTGGCGGCGGAAGAGACCGATATACTCAGGCGCATTGCGCTCGGCGAGACGATCGTCAACCTGGACACTGTGCGTCGCTGCAAGGACGGTCGCCTGCTCAATGTCTCGGCGAATGTCTCGCCCATCAGCGATGAAGGCGGGACGGTGATCGGGGCGTCGAAGATCCTGCGCGACTTCACCGCGCACAAGGCCGCCGAGGCGCAGATTCTCGAACTCAATGCCAACCTCGAGGAGCAGGTGGCCGAGCGGACTTCGGCGTTGCGGCGAGCCAACCTGCTGCTCAGCAGCGTGCTGCGCTCGGCCTCCAAGGTCTCGATCATCGCCACCGACCTGGACGGGGTCATCAGCGTCTTCAATGAAGGGGCGCAACAGATGCTCGGCTATCGCGCCGAAGAGGTGGTGGGCAAGGCCACGCCGGCGATCCTGCACGTCGATCGGGAAATCACCGAGCGTAGCAACGAACTCAGCCGCGAGTATGGCCAGGTCATCGAGGGCTTCCGGGTCCTGGTGCACAAGCCGGAGTTCGAACATGCGGAGATCCGCGAGTGGACCTACGTGCACAAGGATGGCTCCCATGTGCCGGTAAGCCTGGTGGTGACGTCGCTGCGCGACGAGGACGGCCAGTTGGCCGGCTACCTGGGAATCGCGATCGATGTTACCCAGCGCAAGGCCGCCGAGCACCAGCTGGAGTTGAGCCTGCAGGCCACCCGGGTGATCCGTGACCAGTTGCTGATGGCGGCCGACGTGGCCGAGTTGGGTATCTGGACCTGGACCCTGGCGGACAACGCGCTGCAATGGAACGAGCGGATGTTCGAGTTCTACAGTCAGCCGCTGAGCCTGCGTGACAACGGCTTGAACTATGCGCACTGGTACGAGCGGGTACACCCCGAGGATGTCGAGGCCGTGGCCGCGCAACTGGCGGCGGCGGTGGCCGGCGAGGGCATCTACGACCCGGTCTTCCGGGTGCTGGCGCCGGATGGCCGGATCCGCATCATCCAGGCCGGTGCGCAGATCGAGCGCGACGCCCAGGGCCAGGCGCTGCGGGTCACCGGTATCAACCGCGACATCACCGCCCAGCGCGAGCTGGAAACGCATTTGCTGCAGGCCCGCGATCGTGCCGACAGCGCCAGTGCCGCCAAATCGTTCTTCCTGGCGAATATGAGCCATGAAATCCGCACGCCGATGAACGCCGTACTCGGCATGCTGCAACTGGTCCAGCACACCGACCTCAACGCCCGCCAGCACGACTATGTGATCAAGGCCCAGACGGCGGCCAAGTCGCTGCTGGGACTGCTCAACGACATTCTCGACTACTCCAAGATCGAGGCCGGCAAGCTGCGCCTGGACATGCACCCGTTCGAGCTCGAGGCGCTGATGCGCGACCTGGCGGTAGTGCTGGCGGGCAACCAGGGCAGCAAGGAAGTCGAAGTGATGTTCGACCTCGACTCCGAACTGCCGGGCAGCCTGGTCGGCGACAGCATGCGTCTGCAGCAGGTGCTGATCAACCTGGCGGGCAATGCCCTGAAGTTCACCCAGCAGGGCCAGGTCGTGGTCAGCCTCCGCCAGTTGCAGCGTCTGGAGGGCAGGGTGAAGTTGCGGGTCGAGGTCTGCGATACCGGTATCGGTATCAACGCCGAACAGTTGCAGCGGATCTTCGAGGTCTTCACCCAGGCGGAGGCCTCGACCACCCGCCGCTTTGGCGGCACGGGGCTGGGGCTGGTGATCTGCAAGCGCCTGGTCGGGTTGATGGGGGGCGAGCTGCTGGTCGAGAGCGAGGAGGGCAGCGGCAGCCGGTTCTGGTTCGACATCACCCTGGACGTGTCGCGCACCGAGCCGCTGCGGTTGTCCTGCCCCGGCGTGGACTCGCAGATGCGCCTGCTGGTGGCCGACGACAATTCCATGGCCTGTGAGCTGCTGTTGCGCACCGTGCGCTCCCTGGGCTGGACCGCAGACACGGTGGATGGCGGCACGCGGGCGGTGGAAA of the Pseudomonas vanderleydeniana genome contains:
- a CDS encoding hybrid sensor histidine kinase/response regulator; the protein is MKRFRLHALNGRSLLLLVVGLLASLAGSLALQNLNEQRAQEALFNATDDAVDAVFARLQSYQYGLRGTRGALIAAGEEGMTRETFHRYSLTRDVPREFPGARGFGFIRRVAPGDLEQFLQRARSDGASNFSLRQFAPHDGDLYIIQYLEPNRDQAVALGLDIASQPDRAAAARAAARTGEVRLTSPITLVQAVGKPQQSFLILLPIYKGAIVPQSEEEREAAVIGWSYAPLMIESVLAGLVPENEAVNLRLRDITGPGPAVDFYQTVHDPQLQSAGLMSRTLEREVYGRRWQIELQALPLFTQRLHQVSPLMVFVLGALASVLVAALSAIAGISSQRRVQVIAEQTRLALIVESSADAIIGTTLDGIVTNWNRGARKLLGYTAQEAVGRPLLELIVPADLAAEETDILRRIALGETIVNLDTVRRCKDGRLLNVSANVSPISDEGGTVIGASKILRDFTAHKAAEAQILELNANLEEQVAERTSALRRANLLLSSVLRSASKVSIIATDLDGVISVFNEGAQQMLGYRAEEVVGKATPAILHVDREITERSNELSREYGQVIEGFRVLVHKPEFEHAEIREWTYVHKDGSHVPVSLVVTSLRDEDGQLAGYLGIAIDVTQRKAAEHQLELSLQATRVIRDQLLMAADVAELGIWTWTLADNALQWNERMFEFYSQPLSLRDNGLNYAHWYERVHPEDVEAVAAQLAAAVAGEGIYDPVFRVLAPDGRIRIIQAGAQIERDAQGQALRVTGINRDITAQRELETHLLQARDRADSASAAKSFFLANMSHEIRTPMNAVLGMLQLVQHTDLNARQHDYVIKAQTAAKSLLGLLNDILDYSKIEAGKLRLDMHPFELEALMRDLAVVLAGNQGSKEVEVMFDLDSELPGSLVGDSMRLQQVLINLAGNALKFTQQGQVVVSLRQLQRLEGRVKLRVEVCDTGIGINAEQLQRIFEVFTQAEASTTRRFGGTGLGLVICKRLVGLMGGELLVESEEGSGSRFWFDITLDVSRTEPLRLSCPGVDSQMRLLVADDNSMACELLLRTVRSLGWTADTVDGGTRAVESVRNAQLRGEPYDVVLMDWRMPDMDGLSAARLISLQEQSVPPPMVIMITAYGREVLADVHHEGDAPFVGFLTKPVTPLQLADAVQRAFSSSEVVAEVRPAPERQRRLSGMRLLVVEDNALNRQVADELLRGEGAQVVLAEGGLEGVSQVFSSATPFDAVLMDIQMPDIDGMEATRRIRRQSDFASLPILAMTANASSSDREACLAAGMNDHVSKPIDLEELVLSLRIQTGREVPRPKISTVMANGADTVLEARESIMARFGGNLELISTVLYGFGAELDKQLSLLPAHLRDRDGPALAAVLHAIKGSSGTMGAQALSQRAGALERELLYGDAAVIARVLDDPHWLPELRQLLTRSVEELQAAFGNGYRGDAPREAMTAP